The Brachyspira hyodysenteriae ATCC 27164 sequence AATATGAAACCACATAGAAGCAACAGGAGCACCACCCTCATTAGGATTAGAGAATCTACCAGTTAACATGTTAAGAGTATTGAACTGAGCATGGCTAGCAATACGGTTAACTTCGTCTACTAACTGAGAAACTTCTACTTGAATAAGCATTCTGTCAGCATCAGTATAGATACCGTTAGCAGATTGTACAGCTAATTCACGAATTCTTTGTAAGATGTCTTGGCTCTCTTGAAGGTATCCTTCAGTAGTTTGAATGAAAGATATACCGTCTTGAGTATTTCTTTCAGCCTGACGTAAACCGCGAATTTGTGTTCTCATTTTTTCAGATACTGCTAATCCAGAAGCATCGTCGCCAGCTCTGTTAATTCTCATTCCAGAAGAAAGAGCAGCCATATCTTTAGAAAGGTCTACGTTTCTAAATTTTAAAGTACGTTGTGCATTTATAGCACTAATGTTATTATTGATGATCATCGTCATCCTCCATGATATTTATTCAAAAAGGCATCCGTGCCTAATTGGCAAAAAATATTAAAGAGAATTTAAGGTATTCCGACAATCTAACTGACTATATGAAGTTGCCAAAATACCATTAAATCCTATATAAAGAATATATTATAACGCCAATAAATATATTCTTATAAATTATATGGTATCAACTAAGCAAATAGGGAGTTCGAGACCGCCAAATACTTGAACTCTCATTTTGCTATACAATAATTTTCGACCCTGTCGGCATAAAGTTTAATTTGGTTTAGCATTTTTTTCTCTTTTTTTCTAAAAAAATTCTAAAATCAATACTATATAATACATTTCATACGATAAAATAAAGAAATTGATAAAAACATCATTTATTCATACATAAAACAATTAAATATAATCAGTTAAACTATAAAAAATTATATGAAATCTGTTAATTCTTTAATTTTTTAAACATTATATTTTTAATCTTTAATAATTTTATTAATTTTTTTATAATTTTTTCCCTAATTCCTCTCCTTATAATTTTTTTAACTATTTATAATACATTAATTACATTTTATTTTTAATTATTATTGTTATTTTGTATTCCAACCATAGTATCTCTTTAATTTTTTATTCTAATAACGCACGCTAAGTAAAGCTAAAAATATAAATATATTTTAATTCTAATATTGTTAATATTAAAAAATCTACTAACCGTGCGTAGAGAACATTTTTAATATAATAGAACCTGGGCGGGTGTTAATATTTCTATATTGGTATTTAAAAAAATTAAAATAAAAATTTTATAGTTATACATTGAAAATAAAGGGCTGGATTTCTTAATAATTTTTAAAATCAATTTTTATTAATTATTTAATAATTTATAAATATATATAATAATATGCATTCAATGAAATATAATACTATTAACAACTCAAGACTTTTTATTAAAATTATACGAACAAATTTATATAATTTTATACAAAAGCTATATAAAAATTAAAAAAATAATAAAAAATATAATTTTAAATTTATATTCTATCCTATAAATAAGCTAAATAAATAAGAACTAGGCCATATTAAAAGTAATGCAGGAAGTAAGTTAACAGCACTTATCTGTTTTATCTGAGCTATACTCAAACCAAGTACAAAAGTTAAAAGTCCTCCTATAGCTACAAAATCATTAAGCATTGCAGCAGATATAAAAGGCATTAACAATTTGGCTATATAAAAACATATGCTAAGTATTACAAATTGAGGAATGACAATCAAATTCATTGCTGTACCTAAAATAGTAGCAAATATAGTTGCAGCAAATATATCCATAATAGCTTTAGATAGAAGTATGCTGTAATCACCAGTTATAGATTCATTAATAGCCCCGAAAATATTAGTTCCGCTTGTACAAAATGTAACTGCCACTATTAAATAAAAAGCCATATAATCATCTTTATTACCATGAATTTTAAAATTGAGTTTTTCAATGGCTCTATGAAATATATTTTTAACTTTTGAATCTAAATCAATAATTTCTCCAATCAAAGCACCTAAAATTAAAGCTAATATTATAGCAGGCAATGAATGAAATTTTATAACTGAAGTAATACCAATAGCCATAGCAGAAAGTCCAAATACCACATTCATAGGATTTTTTATTCTGTGAGGTATTCTATTTTTAATTATACTTCCAAAATTTGTTCCAATAAGAACGCATATACAATCTATTATTATTCCTTTAGGTATCATATTAAATCCCCCATTTTTGAACGGACTACATTAACATGAAAAAACAAAATGTCAAATTTAATAATATAATATAATATAATATAATTTAATCAAAAAATAAAATAAAGGTATATAGGGTATTGACAAAAAACTATTATATAATAAAATAATAAAAACTAAGAGGATATATGAAAAAAAATAAAAAATGCAATTACTTAAATTCTAAGTGATTGCATTTTTTATTTATTTTATATACATAAAATAAATTATTAATTAAATAAAAATGAATTTACTATAAATTAAAAATTTTTTTAATATAATTACAAATTAATAAATAAATTTAAATGATATTTTAACAATAAAGTTTTAAAACTTAATTACATATGCCCACCCTCTAGGCTTTTTAAACTCACTGTTATTTTTGTATTGTATTTCTTTTTTGTTTTTTCTTGTTGTTTTAACCACACCCTAGATTTATTTAAATTTAAAAATACATTCACCGCACGAAATAATGAAGCTATAAATATTTGTTTATTTTAAATTACAACTTCAATTATATGCAAAAAATCTGCAAACCGTGCGTAAATCAATATAAAGTTAATTACATAGATATTATTATTTTTCCGTCTGTATGTTTTTTTATAACACTTTTTAAAGCTTCTGATGCATTATCTATATTAAATACAGTAGAATATATTTTAGGCTTTATATTTTTATCTTCTACAATTTTTGTAATTTTACGAAGCTGTTCGCCGTTAGCACGCACAAACATAAAACGATATTCTTTTTGCTCCTTCATTGCTTTTTTATCATATTTAGAACCAGCAAGAGAAAATAATAATTTTTTAATGAAAGGAAATTTATTGTCTTCAGCAAACTTTTTATTAGGGCTGGTTCTCAAACTCAAAAGACGTCCTCCCTTTTTTAATACGGATAATTCTTTGTCAAATTCATTTGCTCCAAGTGTATCTATAACATGATCAATATTAGAAACTAATTCTGCATAATTTTCTTTATTATAACTAATATATTTATCAGCACCTAAATTAATAAAATGTTCTTTTAATCTTTCACTTCCAGAAACTATAACATTTAAACCTAAATATTTAGCAATTGGAACAGCAAGCTCTCCAAAACTTCCAGAACCTCCAGTTATTAAAATAGTTTGTCCTGATTTTGCCTCCAATTCTTCTGTAAATGCTTGATATGCTGTAAGAGCAGTTAAAGGTATTGCAGCAGATGTAATGAAATCATAATCATTAGGCATAAGAGATATAAACTTACTGTCCACTGCTACATACTCAGCAAAAGCCCCTATTTTTGATATAGGCAAGCGAGTATAAACTTTATCCCCTACTTTGAAATCGGTTACATTTTTGCCTACACTTTCAATTATTCCAGAACATTCATTACCTAATGTTAAAGGCATTTTATAATCCTGTATAAGTCTTACGGCACCTGTTAATATTAATATTTCAAGAGGATTTACTGCCGCAGCCTTTACTTTAATTAATACATCGTTATCAAAAATTTCAGGCATCGGAATATCTGCAATATTGGTATCTATTTCTTTTGAATATTTTTTTATTTGTATAGCTTTCATAATATCTCCATTTTTTATTTTTTATAAAAATATATTTATGTGAGATATAAATCAATATAAAAATGTTGCTCATTTGCAATTTTTGTTGTAATAACGATAGTATTTCTATATATAGAAATGTAATGATGATACATACAACACATATATTGCCTATATTAGAGATTAATAAAAAATTAATGAATAAGTTTTATTTTAGAATTAAAGTTATTTTGCTATGTTATTTTAAAGCTATTATATATTTATTAAATTAAAAAAATCTGCACACCATAGTTAATTTAATAAACATATATACCGTATTGACAAAAAAACTATATACATTAGAATTGAAAAACTATATATGATAATTAAAGAGTAGTTAAATAAAAATGAAAATTAAAAAGAAAAAAAATGAAAGCAATCATAATGTAATAGGTTTAATAATATATCTCTTCTTATCTTTAATTATACCGTCTACTGCAATATCATTTTTTGCTATGGCTGATAAAAATATAAAAGAAAAAAAAGAAATAATATATAATGATAAAGAAATAATATATAATAATAAACAAACTAATGCAGCAAATTTTGACAAAGAAGAAATACTTCAAAAAATAATAACATCATTATTATTAAAAGGAAGTTCATCATCTAAATATAGCAGCTCAAAAGTGGATTTGAAAATTCTTGGTATAAGAGTATTAATTGTATATGGACTGACTTATATATTATCGCTTGCAATTACCGCAATAATAGCCCAAAAATATTATCATGAAGATATAAAAATAAAAGAAGATATTAAAGAGACTATAGAAACAATATTAGTAGGGTTAGCTACTCTGGCATTAATGGCATTCGTTTTAATAGTAACAGTAATAAATATGGAAAGTAATAGAGAATATTTAGCTTTCAGCGGAGTGATTTTTGGTTTTATAGCCTGTATTATCATTAGAAAAATAACATAAATTTATTAGTATTCTAAAAATTTTTAAGTTTGTCAATTTTTTATTCAACTTTTTCCCGCCGCAAAAAGTTGCTGCCGCAGGCACGCTTCGCGAAAGTGCAAGTATAAAACTAGTACTAAATCATACTAAAATCATCTTAAATGTAATGTAATTCATAAAATTAAAGCCAAAATGTAGCCTTTTTGCTTCTTTGTGGCAACAAAAGAAGTGGGGGTGTTACGAAGTACGCAGAGCGGTAGGGCTAGTCCCCACAAATAATAAAAATAATAAAATAATTTTGACAAAATATAGTTGTTTAGGTATATACTAAATTTTTTATTTTAACAATTATAGTTTTTTATATATCAAATTAATTCTATTGCTTTTTTATATTTACTGCAATTTTTTGTTTAATACTTTTATTTTAGGCTTACAATAAACTAACTCCAATAAACATCTATACCGTATTGACAAAAAAACTATATACATTAAAATTGAAAAACTTTATATGATAATTAAAGAGTAGTTAAATGAAAATTAAGAAGAAGAAAAAAAATGACAGCAAAGTTAATGTAATAGCTTTAATAATATATGTCTTCTTATCTATGATTATACCGCCTACTTCAATATCATTTTTTGCTAAGGCTGATAAAAATATACAAGAAAAAAAAGAAATAATAGATAATAATAAACAAACTAATGCATCAAATTTTGACAAAGAAGAAGTACTTCAAGGAATAATAACAATATTATTAAAAGGAACTTTATCATCTAAATATAGCAGCTCAAAAGTGGATTTGAAAATTATTGGTGTGAGAGTATTAATTGTATATACACTGACTTATGTATTATCGCTTGCGGCTACCGCAATTATAGCCCAAAAATATTATCATGAAGATATAAAAATAAAAGAAGATATTAAAGAGACTATAGGAACAATATTAGTAGTGTTTATTACTCTGGCATTAATAGCATTCGTTTTAATAGTAATAGCAATATATATGGAAAGTAATAGAGAATATTTAGCTTTCAGCGGAGTGATTTTCGGTTTTATAGCCTGTATTATCATTAGAAAAATAACATAAATTTATTAGTATTCTAAAAATTTTTAAGTTTGTCAATTTTTTTATTCAACTTTTTCCCGCCGCAAAAAGTTGCTGCCGCAGGCACGCTTCGCGAAAGTGCAAGTATAAAATTAATACTAAATCATACTAAAATTATCTTAAATGTAATGTAATTCATAAAATTAAAGCCAAAATGTAGCCTTTTTACTTCTTTGTGGCAACAAAAGAAATGTGGGTGTTACGAAGTACGCAGAGCGGTGGGGCTAGTCCCCACAAATAATAAAAATAATAAAATAATTTTTGACAAAATATAGTTGTTTAGGTATATACTAAATTTTTTATTTTAACAATTATAGTTTTTTATATATCAAATTAATTCTATTGCTTTTTATATTTACTGCAATTTTTTCTTTAATACTTTAATTTTACGCTTACAGTAAACTAATTCCAATAAACATCTATACCGTATTGACAAAAAAAGCATATATAATAAAATATATTTAGGATTATGAAAAATAAAATGCTATTTAATTAGACATTTATTAATTTACACAATACAGTTTTATTTTCTATATAAAAGTCTATA is a genomic window containing:
- a CDS encoding flagellin N-terminal helical domain-containing protein translates to MIINNNISAINAQRTLKFRNVDLSKDMAALSSGMRINRAGDDASGLAVSEKMRTQIRGLRQAERNTQDGISFIQTTEGYLQESQDILQRIRELAVQSANGIYTDADRMLIQVEVSQLVDEVNRIASHAQFNTLNMLTGRFSNPNEGGAPVASMWFHIGANMDERRRVYIGTMTAAALGLQTAEGTGISISSIDKANSAIGIVDEALTKVSKQRSNLGAYQNRLELTAQGLMIAYENTAASESRIRDTDMAETSVKFAKDQILSQANLAMLAQANTMNQGALRLIQ
- a CDS encoding DUF554 domain-containing protein, which produces MIPKGIIIDCICVLIGTNFGSIIKNRIPHRIKNPMNVVFGLSAMAIGITSVIKFHSLPAIILALILGALIGEIIDLDSKVKNIFHRAIEKLNFKIHGNKDDYMAFYLIVAVTFCTSGTNIFGAINESITGDYSILLSKAIMDIFAATIFATILGTAMNLIVIPQFVILSICFYIAKLLMPFISAAMLNDFVAIGGLLTFVLGLSIAQIKQISAVNLLPALLLIWPSSYLFSLFIG
- a CDS encoding NADP-dependent oxidoreductase; the protein is MKAIQIKKYSKEIDTNIADIPMPEIFDNDVLIKVKAAAVNPLEILILTGAVRLIQDYKMPLTLGNECSGIIESVGKNVTDFKVGDKVYTRLPISKIGAFAEYVAVDSKFISLMPNDYDFITSAAIPLTALTAYQAFTEELEAKSGQTILITGGSGSFGELAVPIAKYLGLNVIVSGSERLKEHFINLGADKYISYNKENYAELVSNIDHVIDTLGANEFDKELSVLKKGGRLLSLRTSPNKKFAEDNKFPFIKKLLFSLAGSKYDKKAMKEQKEYRFMFVRANGEQLRKITKIVEDKNIKPKIYSTVFNIDNASEALKSVIKKHTDGKIIISM